A genomic window from Tolypothrix sp. PCC 7910 includes:
- a CDS encoding NAD(P)H-quinone oxidoreductase subunit N, whose protein sequence is MDFANLASQLNAGTILPEGIVILTLLGVLIVDLILGRTSSRWIGYLAIAGLLASIVALYFQWDATNPISFSGGFNSDDLSLVFRGIIALSAVVTILMSIRYVEQSGTALAEFIAILLTATLGGMFLSGASELVMIFISLETLSISSYLLTGYTKRDPRSNEAALKYLLIGASSTAVFLYGVSLLYGLSGGQTELSAIANGIATAHIGQSLGIVIALVFVIAGIGFKISAAPFHQWTPDVYEGAPTPVIAFLSVGSKAAGFALAIRLLTTVFPLVADEWRFVFTALAVLSMILGNVVALAQTSMKRMLAYSSIAQAGFVMLGLIAGTEAGYASMIFYLLVYLFMNLCGFTCIILFSLRTGTDQIAEYSGLYQKDPLLTLGLSISLLSLGGIPPLAGFFGKIYLFWAGWQAGLYWLVLLGLVTSVVSIYYYIRVVKMMVVKEPQEMSEVVKNYPAINWNLPGFRPLQVGLVVTLIATTIAGILSNPLFTLANNSVAHTAILQTATIVSSPASAVALKQPEDL, encoded by the coding sequence ATGGATTTTGCTAATCTTGCATCCCAGTTAAATGCTGGAACGATTTTACCAGAGGGGATTGTCATTCTTACCCTCTTGGGGGTTTTGATTGTTGATTTGATTTTAGGGCGTACATCTTCGCGCTGGATTGGGTATCTAGCGATCGCAGGTTTACTTGCTTCGATTGTCGCCCTGTATTTTCAATGGGATGCTACCAATCCCATTTCCTTTAGCGGTGGCTTTAATAGTGACGACCTCAGTTTGGTCTTCCGCGGTATTATTGCCTTATCTGCCGTAGTCACCATCTTAATGTCCATTCGCTACGTGGAACAGAGTGGCACAGCTTTAGCAGAATTCATTGCGATTTTGCTTACCGCTACCCTAGGAGGAATGTTCTTGTCTGGGGCTAGCGAGTTGGTGATGATTTTCATCTCCCTAGAAACCCTGAGTATTTCCTCTTATTTGTTAACCGGTTATACCAAGCGTGACCCGCGCTCTAATGAAGCGGCGCTGAAATATCTGTTGATTGGTGCTTCCAGTACAGCAGTATTTTTATATGGCGTATCGCTGCTGTATGGCTTATCAGGTGGACAAACAGAACTGAGTGCGATCGCTAATGGCATTGCTACAGCTCACATTGGTCAATCATTAGGTATAGTGATTGCCCTGGTGTTTGTCATTGCTGGTATTGGCTTTAAAATTTCTGCTGCACCCTTCCACCAATGGACTCCAGATGTTTACGAAGGCGCTCCCACCCCAGTGATTGCCTTTTTATCTGTCGGTTCCAAAGCAGCAGGTTTTGCCTTAGCTATCCGCTTACTCACCACCGTCTTCCCCTTGGTTGCTGACGAGTGGAGATTTGTCTTCACAGCCCTTGCTGTTCTTAGCATGATTTTGGGTAACGTAGTTGCCCTAGCACAAACCAGCATGAAACGGATGCTGGCTTATTCATCTATTGCCCAAGCTGGGTTTGTGATGCTTGGCTTGATTGCTGGTACTGAAGCCGGATACGCCAGTATGATATTTTACTTACTGGTCTATCTGTTCATGAACCTGTGCGGCTTTACCTGCATTATTCTGTTCTCCCTCCGGACAGGAACCGACCAGATTGCCGAATACTCTGGTTTGTATCAAAAAGACCCACTGCTCACCTTGGGTTTAAGCATTTCCCTGCTGTCTTTAGGCGGTATTCCTCCACTAGCCGGATTCTTCGGGAAAATTTACCTATTCTGGGCTGGTTGGCAAGCAGGCCTTTACTGGCTAGTTTTGTTAGGCTTAGTTACTAGCGTTGTCTCCATCTACTACTACATCCGCGTAGTCAAGATGATGGTAGTCAAAGAACCTCAAGAAATGTCTGAAGTGGTAAAAAATTACCCCGCCATCAATTGGAATTTACCAGGCTTTAGACCTTTGCAGGTAGGCTTGGTAGTGACTTTAATCGCTACTACCATTGCTGGGATTTTGTCAAATCCCCTATTTACCTTAGCTAACAATTCAGTTGCTCATACTGCCATATTGCAAACAGCTACAATTGTCAGCTCTCCAGCAAGTGCAGTTGCTCTCAAGCAACCAGAAGATTTATAA
- the petE gene encoding plastocyanin, with product MKLIAASWRRFSLAVLTILLVVSSFAVFTPSASAETYQVKLGTDKGLLAFEPKKVSIKAGDTIEWVNNKVPPHNVVFDAGLNPAKSADLAKSLSHKQLLMTPGQKQTTTFPADAPAGEYTFYCEPHRGAGMVGKIVVE from the coding sequence ATGAAATTGATTGCAGCAAGCTGGCGGCGTTTTAGCCTAGCTGTATTGACAATTCTTTTAGTAGTGAGCAGCTTTGCTGTTTTTACTCCCAGCGCATCTGCTGAAACATACCAAGTCAAGCTAGGGACTGATAAAGGACTGCTAGCATTTGAACCCAAAAAAGTTTCCATTAAAGCTGGCGACACCATTGAATGGGTAAATAACAAAGTTCCTCCCCACAACGTTGTGTTTGATGCTGGTCTAAACCCTGCAAAGAGCGCTGATTTAGCTAAATCCTTGTCTCACAAGCAGTTGTTGATGACCCCTGGTCAAAAGCAAACCACCACCTTCCCCGCAGACGCACCTGCTGGTGAATACACCTTCTACTGTGAACCTCACCGTGGCGCTGGTATGGTTGGCAAAATCGTTGTTGAATAA
- a CDS encoding ATP-binding protein, giving the protein MQVLNIGYINFANTKGEFIGIERLDNGNLLINEVDQKRQIGQLYIYSTDNQGNRKKLINIKRDYDPRLEAWYADAIKMGKPLWTQIYQWEDKPEIFSISSSFPLYNHNNQPIGVIGIDLILSQISNFLANLKVGEKGKILIVERSGLIVASSNNERPYNIINGKAERLSVFNSNDILIKTTADYLKEKFGGFEPIQDSQELSFTLKGEKQFVHINPWRDKFGLDWLVVVVVPESEFMAQINENTHTSIILCLVALAWATVMGIFTSRWITQPILSLQAASLAIASGKLDQKVEIKGIDELESLAQSFNQMATQLATAFIELEARVEERTAELKAAKEIADSANNAKSEFLANMSHELRTPLNGILGYAQILDMEDDVTPKQKEGLDIIYQCGSHLLTLINDILDISKIEARKLELFPHDFHFANFLKSIFELCRIKAEQKEIGFTYQELNQLPTALFADEKRLRQVLLNLLGNAIKFTDAGQVIFKIDVLSNSANFDNLSNHIAIEGAGNSHHKQLPIIKIRFQIEDTGVGMSPEQLHKIFLPFEQVGNKQRMAEGTGLGLAISQQIVQMMGSEIHVESTVSQGSKFWFDVDLQVSQQWIDLAAKKITNNIVGYEGNNPIKVLVIDDRWENRSVIVNFLAPLGFTLMEASNGQEGLEKALAWSPNLIITDIVMPLVNGWEMTQNLRSQQQFSDLIIIASSANVSHVDRQKSYDSGCNDFLSKPVQAEELLAKVQEHLGLIWIYQETSHTIPKSAIFSQDSPTEWVFPTNEELQNLVNAATIGDITGVEQEAQRLQNLDNKYLPFTAKLLELTQNLDEEAIIKLVKQYIGQM; this is encoded by the coding sequence ATGCAAGTGTTGAATATTGGATACATTAACTTTGCTAATACCAAAGGTGAATTTATCGGTATTGAACGCTTAGATAATGGCAATCTTTTAATCAATGAAGTTGACCAAAAGCGGCAGATTGGTCAACTTTATATTTATTCTACAGACAATCAAGGAAATCGTAAAAAATTAATAAATATTAAAAGAGATTATGACCCCCGCTTAGAAGCTTGGTATGCAGATGCCATCAAAATGGGGAAACCTTTATGGACTCAAATTTATCAATGGGAAGATAAACCAGAAATTTTTTCTATTTCTTCAAGTTTTCCTCTTTATAATCACAATAATCAACCAATAGGGGTAATTGGTATTGATTTAATATTATCGCAAATTAGTAATTTTTTAGCTAATTTAAAAGTTGGAGAAAAAGGGAAAATACTAATTGTAGAGCGTTCTGGATTAATCGTAGCTTCTTCTAATAATGAACGTCCATATAATATTATTAATGGTAAAGCAGAACGGCTCTCAGTATTTAATAGTAATGATATTTTAATTAAAACAACAGCAGATTATTTAAAGGAAAAATTTGGTGGTTTTGAGCCTATTCAAGATAGTCAAGAGCTAAGTTTTACCTTAAAAGGTGAGAAACAATTTGTTCATATTAATCCTTGGCGTGACAAATTTGGTCTGGATTGGTTAGTAGTTGTGGTTGTGCCAGAATCAGAATTTATGGCACAAATTAATGAAAATACCCACACCAGCATCATTTTATGTTTAGTAGCCTTGGCATGGGCCACTGTTATGGGTATTTTCACATCCCGGTGGATTACACAACCAATTTTAAGTTTACAGGCTGCGAGTTTAGCGATCGCTTCCGGAAAACTCGACCAGAAAGTCGAAATTAAAGGTATAGATGAGCTAGAAAGTTTGGCACAATCTTTTAATCAAATGGCTACACAGTTAGCAACTGCTTTTATCGAACTAGAAGCTAGGGTTGAGGAACGTACCGCCGAGTTAAAAGCAGCTAAAGAAATTGCTGACAGTGCAAACAACGCCAAAAGCGAATTTCTGGCAAATATGAGCCATGAACTTCGCACACCACTCAACGGTATTTTGGGATATGCTCAGATTCTTGACATGGAAGACGATGTTACTCCTAAGCAAAAGGAGGGACTTGATATTATTTACCAATGTGGTTCTCATTTACTGACACTAATCAACGATATTCTGGATATATCAAAAATTGAGGCACGTAAGCTGGAGTTATTTCCCCACGATTTTCACTTCGCTAATTTCCTCAAAAGCATTTTTGAACTCTGCCGCATCAAAGCTGAACAAAAAGAAATTGGCTTCACTTACCAAGAACTTAATCAACTTCCTACAGCTCTATTTGCTGATGAAAAACGTTTACGTCAAGTTTTGCTGAATTTATTAGGTAATGCCATCAAATTTACAGATGCTGGTCAAGTAATATTCAAAATCGATGTACTGAGTAATTCGGCTAACTTTGACAATTTGTCAAACCATATAGCGATAGAAGGTGCAGGCAATAGCCACCATAAACAATTACCTATAATTAAAATTAGATTTCAAATTGAAGATACAGGCGTAGGCATGAGTCCAGAACAATTACACAAAATCTTCCTTCCTTTTGAACAAGTGGGCAATAAACAGCGTATGGCAGAGGGAACTGGACTCGGGCTAGCTATCAGCCAGCAAATTGTGCAAATGATGGGTAGTGAAATTCATGTAGAGAGTACTGTAAGCCAAGGTAGTAAGTTTTGGTTTGATGTGGACTTACAAGTATCACAGCAATGGATTGATTTAGCTGCTAAGAAAATTACTAATAACATTGTTGGCTATGAAGGTAATAACCCCATCAAGGTTCTAGTTATAGATGACCGATGGGAAAATCGCTCTGTGATTGTTAATTTTTTAGCACCTCTCGGTTTTACACTCATGGAAGCATCCAATGGGCAAGAGGGATTAGAGAAAGCTTTGGCTTGGAGTCCTAACTTAATCATTACGGACATCGTAATGCCTTTAGTGAATGGTTGGGAAATGACACAAAATTTACGCTCTCAACAACAATTTTCCGACCTCATAATCATTGCGTCTTCAGCCAATGTATCTCATGTTGACCGACAAAAAAGTTATGATTCTGGCTGCAATGATTTTCTCTCTAAACCTGTGCAAGCGGAAGAATTATTAGCCAAAGTTCAGGAGCATTTAGGGCTAATTTGGATTTATCAAGAAACTAGTCATACTATTCCGAAATCAGCAATTTTTAGCCAAGATTCTCCTACTGAATGGGTATTTCCTACCAACGAGGAATTACAAAATTTGGTGAATGCCGCCACAATTGGCGATATTACAGGAGTTGAGCAGGAAGCTCAAAGACTACAAAATTTAGATAATAAATATTTACCTTTTACCGCCAAACTTCTAGAACTGACTCAAAATCTTGATGAAGAAGCAATTATTAAACTAGTCAAACAGTACATTGGTCAAATGTAA
- the psbV gene encoding photosystem II cytochrome c-550, translating into MFRRLIGVVVATVLLTFQLLVGSATAVELDKATRTVPLNDQGDTVVLSLKQVKEGKRLFNYACAQCHAGGVTKTNQNVGLEPESLALATPNRNNIEGLVDYLKNPTTYDGEEEISEIHPSIKSADIFTEMRNLTDEDLTAIAGHILLQPKVVGAKWGGGKIYY; encoded by the coding sequence ATGTTTAGAAGATTAATTGGCGTTGTTGTAGCTACTGTTTTATTAACGTTTCAGTTGCTTGTCGGTAGCGCGACAGCCGTAGAACTGGATAAAGCCACCCGGACAGTACCATTAAACGATCAGGGTGATACAGTTGTATTGAGCTTGAAGCAAGTCAAAGAAGGTAAACGCTTATTTAACTACGCTTGCGCTCAATGTCATGCTGGGGGCGTAACTAAAACTAACCAAAACGTGGGACTTGAACCAGAATCACTAGCATTGGCTACACCAAACCGTAACAATATTGAAGGTTTGGTGGACTACCTCAAGAATCCTACTACTTATGACGGTGAAGAGGAAATTTCGGAAATACACCCCAGCATCAAGAGTGCAGATATTTTCACAGAAATGAGAAATCTGACTGATGAAGACTTAACAGCGATCGCTGGTCATATTCTCTTACAACCCAAAGTTGTTGGCGCGAAGTGGGGCGGCGGTAAGATTTATTACTAA
- a CDS encoding carbohydrate ABC transporter permease, whose product MTENLAGYLFMMPTILVLGIFVILPILYAVFLSLHKVQLLGGIEYQFIGFRNFSRLVEDERVGIALRNTAEYVAIVVPSQTILALILAVTLNSGIRGKNWWRILYFLPTVTSSAVLTLIFMWIYNTDGLLNDFLAALGLPTYNWLGDPAVALKGIMIMNIWSTAPFYMVIYLAALQDIPQSLYEAAELDGANGWQKLIHVTIPILKPVTFFVVAMGIIGTFQLFDQSYIFSGGTGGPNNATLTVVLLIYQAVFRNLQMGYAAAIAFLLAAIIIAMTLIQQRLFGGDRI is encoded by the coding sequence ATGACGGAAAACCTGGCTGGATATCTATTTATGATGCCCACCATTTTAGTTTTGGGCATTTTTGTGATTCTGCCGATTCTCTATGCTGTCTTTCTTTCCTTGCACAAAGTTCAGCTGCTTGGTGGTATTGAGTACCAGTTTATCGGCTTTCGCAATTTCTCACGCTTGGTTGAAGATGAGCGCGTTGGGATTGCTTTAAGAAATACAGCAGAATATGTTGCGATCGTCGTTCCTAGCCAAACTATCCTGGCTTTAATTTTAGCGGTTACGCTGAATTCTGGCATTAGGGGAAAAAATTGGTGGCGTATCCTTTATTTTTTACCAACGGTCACATCTTCAGCGGTACTAACGCTGATTTTTATGTGGATTTACAATACCGATGGGCTATTAAATGATTTTCTCGCTGCTTTGGGATTACCTACATATAACTGGCTAGGAGATCCAGCAGTCGCCCTCAAAGGCATCATGATTATGAATATTTGGTCTACAGCGCCGTTTTACATGGTGATTTACCTAGCGGCGTTGCAGGATATTCCCCAATCACTTTACGAAGCCGCAGAACTGGATGGGGCGAATGGTTGGCAAAAATTGATCCATGTAACTATCCCCATACTCAAGCCAGTTACCTTCTTTGTTGTCGCTATGGGGATAATTGGCACGTTTCAATTATTCGATCAGTCTTATATCTTCTCTGGCGGGACTGGCGGCCCAAATAATGCCACCCTGACTGTTGTACTGTTAATCTACCAAGCTGTATTTCGGAATTTACAGATGGGTTATGCAGCTGCGATCGCTTTTTTGCTAGCAGCAATTATTATTGCGATGACTTTGATTCAGCAGCGATTGTTTGGAGGTGACAGAATTTGA
- the psbV2 gene encoding photosystem II cytochrome PsbV2 has product MLYKFFARCFFLALVIFFTFYDTSSFIAHAVNIDPYIGRYLHVTEQIALEMDKQGNTRLFSPVELSVGKKLFEANCINCHVGGATLPDPQVSLALTTLKGANPPRDRINALVDFMRQPMTYDGSQETYWCRQLTPNFLPQQQVESLAAFVLTAAKKAPGWGQEDF; this is encoded by the coding sequence ATGTTGTACAAATTTTTCGCTCGTTGTTTTTTCCTGGCTTTGGTGATTTTCTTCACTTTCTACGACACCAGTAGCTTCATAGCTCACGCTGTCAATATTGACCCTTACATAGGTAGATATTTACACGTCACCGAGCAAATTGCCCTGGAAATGGATAAACAGGGTAATACGCGTCTGTTTTCACCTGTAGAATTATCTGTGGGCAAAAAACTGTTTGAAGCTAACTGTATTAATTGTCATGTTGGTGGTGCAACTTTGCCCGATCCACAAGTATCGCTGGCGCTAACGACACTCAAGGGTGCGAATCCACCACGCGATCGCATTAATGCCCTGGTGGACTTTATGCGACAACCTATGACCTATGATGGTAGTCAAGAAACTTATTGGTGTCGGCAGTTAACCCCTAATTTTCTACCACAACAGCAAGTAGAAAGTTTAGCTGCTTTTGTTCTCACTGCAGCAAAAAAAGCTCCAGGTTGGGGTCAAGAAGATTTTTAA
- a CDS encoding sensor histidine kinase has translation MLSDKQNLIMIVEDNPVNAKVLFEFLQASGFRVLVAKNGESALEKLQLVSPDLILLDIMMPGIDGFETCRRLKEEKSTRDIPVIFMTALSDVVDKVKGLTLGAVDYITKPFQPEDVLARVNVHLKLCHLNQKLEQRAAELTATVAQLKHSQQRLVESEKMSSLGQLVAGIAHEINNPAGFIEGNLTYAQKYMQDLIDHIHLYKNQASTPEIAQHAKKIDLDFLLEDFPHILTSMQQGVERISDISVSLRTFARADSTVKIPFNIHDGIDSTILILKHRLKACETRPAIEVIRNYGNLPEVKCFAGQLNQVFMNLLANAIDALEESNEGRSYQEIEKNPNYIKVKTNVTEDKNFISIKIKDNGLGIPDEIKSKIFEHLFTTKAVGKGTGLGLSITHQIIVENHGGSIEVNSLQGHGSEFVITLPI, from the coding sequence ATGCTTAGTGATAAACAAAATTTGATTATGATTGTTGAGGATAATCCAGTCAATGCCAAGGTACTGTTTGAGTTTTTACAAGCATCAGGTTTTCGAGTTTTAGTTGCTAAAAATGGCGAGAGTGCACTGGAAAAATTACAACTAGTGTCTCCAGACCTGATATTATTAGATATTATGATGCCGGGAATCGATGGCTTTGAAACTTGCCGCCGATTAAAGGAAGAAAAATCTACCCGCGATATTCCAGTCATTTTTATGACTGCTTTATCAGATGTAGTAGATAAAGTAAAAGGTTTAACTCTTGGTGCTGTAGATTATATTACCAAGCCATTTCAACCGGAAGATGTACTAGCTCGTGTGAATGTGCATCTTAAGCTTTGTCACCTCAACCAAAAGCTAGAACAACGAGCAGCAGAGCTAACTGCTACTGTAGCGCAGCTAAAACATTCCCAGCAACGCTTAGTAGAGAGTGAAAAAATGTCTTCTTTAGGACAGTTAGTTGCAGGAATTGCTCATGAAATTAATAATCCGGCTGGTTTTATTGAGGGCAATCTCACCTATGCTCAGAAATATATGCAAGACCTGATAGACCACATCCACCTTTATAAAAATCAGGCTTCGACACCAGAAATTGCCCAACATGCCAAAAAAATTGACTTAGATTTTCTCCTAGAGGACTTCCCGCACATACTTACTTCTATGCAGCAGGGAGTAGAAAGAATATCTGATATTAGTGTTTCTCTTCGCACTTTTGCTCGTGCAGATAGCACTGTCAAAATTCCTTTTAATATTCATGATGGTATCGACAGCACAATCTTAATTCTTAAGCATAGATTGAAAGCTTGTGAGACTCGTCCTGCTATTGAAGTTATTCGTAATTACGGTAATTTACCCGAAGTTAAATGTTTTGCTGGACAACTCAATCAGGTATTTATGAATCTTTTAGCTAATGCTATTGATGCTTTAGAAGAGTCTAATGAGGGGCGTAGTTATCAAGAAATAGAAAAAAATCCTAATTATATTAAAGTTAAAACTAATGTAACCGAAGATAAAAATTTTATTTCAATTAAGATTAAAGATAATGGTTTAGGTATTCCTGATGAAATTAAATCAAAAATATTTGAGCATTTATTCACAACTAAAGCTGTGGGTAAAGGTACAGGCTTAGGTTTATCGATTACTCATCAAATAATTGTGGAAAATCATGGGGGGAGTATAGAGGTAAATTCTTTACAAGGTCATGGTTCGGAATTTGTGATTACTTTGCCTATATAA
- a CDS encoding carbohydrate ABC transporter permease, with protein sequence MSKILRFPCLRILLYALLTLYAVITLIPFLWALSASFKPLSEIVGGEPSLLPQNFTFDNYKQIFLQEPLFWRWLFNSVLIAFSVTILNLLLNSMAGYALARLRFAGKRFWFLLILAVLAVPAQITLIPTFLILKAIGWLNTYQGMIVPSMVNATFIFMMRQFFINFPKELEEAAQLDGLNTLQIFRHIVLPLAKPALAAQAVFVFMGSWNNFLLPVVILFDPEMFTLPLGLNTFKGQYISYWNYIMAASMVFTLPALGIYAFFNRYFIQSVTFTGGKG encoded by the coding sequence TTGAGTAAAATCTTGCGCTTTCCCTGCCTGAGAATACTTCTCTATGCCTTACTCACACTCTATGCTGTTATCACCTTAATTCCTTTTTTATGGGCACTTTCAGCCTCATTTAAGCCGCTATCAGAAATTGTTGGTGGCGAACCAAGTTTATTACCACAAAATTTTACTTTTGACAACTACAAGCAAATATTCTTACAAGAACCACTATTTTGGCGTTGGCTATTCAACAGTGTGCTAATTGCCTTTAGCGTCACAATTTTAAATTTACTGCTGAACTCAATGGCAGGTTATGCCTTAGCTAGACTGCGCTTTGCGGGGAAACGCTTCTGGTTCTTGCTGATTTTAGCCGTGTTAGCAGTTCCTGCTCAAATTACCTTGATTCCTACCTTTTTAATTTTAAAAGCGATCGGCTGGCTAAATACTTACCAAGGCATGATTGTGCCCAGTATGGTTAATGCCACTTTCATTTTTATGATGCGGCAGTTTTTTATTAATTTTCCTAAAGAACTAGAAGAGGCGGCACAACTTGATGGGTTGAATACGTTACAGATTTTCCGGCATATTGTCTTACCATTAGCCAAACCAGCCCTTGCAGCCCAAGCAGTTTTTGTATTCATGGGTAGCTGGAATAATTTTTTGCTACCTGTAGTGATTTTATTCGACCCAGAAATGTTTACCCTCCCCTTAGGGCTAAACACCTTCAAAGGTCAATACATCAGCTATTGGAACTACATCATGGCAGCTTCGATGGTATTCACCTTACCAGCTTTAGGAATTTACGCCTTTTTCAACCGTTACTTTATTCAAAGTGTCACATTTACTGGGGGGAAGGGGTAA
- a CDS encoding IS5 family transposase → MSKAYSSNLTQDQWELLEPLIPVAKTGGRPRVVEMWQVINAIFYVLTQGCTWRNLPGDFPNWQTVYTYFRNWRADGTWVSIHEQLRAWVRVDNERAVSPSEAIIDSQSVKTAAMVSQDVGYDAGKKIRGRKRFLTVDTLGLVLRVLVCAASVDERNGGKQVLKRVKQMGNKVSRLSTIWVDGGYDGNPFMQWVMDLYRVPVQVVLRPHERKGFVLLPKRWVVERTFGWLTGCRRLNKDYELLAQTSETFIYLAMIRIMVRRLA, encoded by the coding sequence ATGAGTAAAGCATACTCCAGTAATCTGACCCAAGACCAGTGGGAATTATTAGAACCGTTAATTCCAGTAGCCAAAACAGGTGGTCGTCCAAGAGTGGTAGAGATGTGGCAAGTTATCAACGCAATTTTTTATGTATTGACTCAGGGATGTACATGGCGAAATTTACCAGGGGACTTTCCCAATTGGCAAACTGTGTACACTTATTTTCGGAATTGGCGTGCTGACGGAACATGGGTGAGCATCCATGAACAACTTAGAGCCTGGGTAAGAGTGGACAATGAACGAGCTGTTAGCCCATCAGAAGCGATAATCGATAGTCAAAGTGTGAAAACTGCGGCGATGGTTAGCCAAGATGTGGGTTACGATGCTGGGAAAAAAATCAGAGGACGCAAGCGGTTTTTGACAGTAGATACCTTGGGTTTAGTACTGCGAGTATTGGTGTGTGCAGCCAGTGTGGACGAACGCAATGGCGGTAAACAAGTACTCAAAAGAGTCAAACAGATGGGGAACAAGGTTTCACGTCTTTCTACCATTTGGGTTGATGGTGGTTACGATGGCAACCCGTTCATGCAGTGGGTGATGGATTTATACCGAGTACCAGTGCAAGTTGTACTGCGACCACATGAACGCAAGGGTTTTGTTTTGTTGCCTAAACGTTGGGTGGTAGAAAGAACTTTTGGTTGGTTGACTGGGTGTAGGCGTTTGAACAAAGACTATGAATTATTAGCCCAAACCTCGGAGACTTTTATCTATCTTGCTATGATTCGCATCATGGTAAGGCGTTTGGCATAA
- the glgA gene encoding glycogen synthase GlgA, producing the protein MYIVQIASECAPVIKAGGLGDVVYGLSRELEIRGHCVELILPKYDCMRYDHIWGMHDAYRNLSVPWYGGAINCSVYCGWVHGRVCFFIEPHSQDNFFNRGCYYGCDDDNMRFAFFSKAALEFLLQSNKRPDVIHCHDWQTGLVPVMLHEMYKYYGMEYQRACYTIHNFKHQGMGGIETLQATGLNRPEYYFQYDKLRDNFNPFAINFMKAGIVYSNAVTTVSPNHAWEASNTEVGCGLGHTLHLHRDKFRGVLNGIDYDFWNPEIDRYIPAHYSKEDFEKKFDNKKALQERLLLRQEDKPIVAYIGRLDNQKGVHLVHHAIYYALNKGAQFVLLGSATEPAINAKFQHEKQFLNNNPDVHLELGFNEELSHLIYAGADMIVVPSNYEPCGLTQMIGLKYGTVPIVRGVGGLVNTVFDRNYDENLPPEKRNGFVFYQSDNQALESAMNRAIDLWNYSPEEFRQLAIQGMEYDYSWNIPGGEYIEIYDWIKHKW; encoded by the coding sequence ATGTACATTGTACAGATTGCCTCGGAATGTGCTCCTGTAATTAAAGCAGGAGGATTAGGGGATGTTGTCTACGGACTAAGTCGGGAATTAGAGATTCGAGGACATTGCGTCGAGCTAATTTTGCCCAAATATGACTGTATGCGCTATGACCATATTTGGGGTATGCACGATGCCTATCGTAATTTATCTGTACCCTGGTATGGTGGGGCAATTAACTGCTCGGTATACTGCGGTTGGGTACACGGACGAGTGTGTTTCTTTATTGAACCCCACTCTCAAGATAATTTCTTCAATCGCGGCTGTTATTACGGTTGCGATGATGATAATATGCGCTTTGCATTTTTTAGCAAAGCCGCTTTGGAGTTTTTACTACAAAGCAATAAGCGTCCTGATGTCATCCATTGTCATGACTGGCAAACAGGTTTAGTACCAGTTATGCTCCATGAAATGTACAAATACTATGGCATGGAGTATCAGCGCGCTTGTTACACCATCCACAACTTTAAGCATCAGGGAATGGGTGGAATCGAAACTCTCCAAGCCACAGGTTTAAATCGACCAGAATATTACTTCCAATACGATAAACTGCGTGACAACTTCAATCCCTTTGCCATTAATTTTATGAAGGCGGGTATTGTCTACTCTAATGCTGTCACCACAGTTTCACCCAATCATGCTTGGGAAGCTAGTAATACCGAGGTAGGTTGTGGCTTGGGTCATACTTTGCATTTACATAGAGATAAATTCCGTGGAGTGCTGAACGGTATTGATTACGATTTTTGGAATCCAGAAATCGACCGCTACATTCCGGCTCACTATAGCAAAGAAGATTTTGAAAAAAAATTTGATAACAAAAAAGCTTTGCAAGAGCGGCTTTTACTCCGCCAAGAAGATAAACCAATTGTTGCTTACATTGGTCGCTTAGATAATCAAAAAGGCGTGCATCTTGTACATCACGCTATTTATTATGCTCTCAATAAAGGAGCGCAATTTGTATTACTCGGTTCAGCAACAGAACCAGCAATTAACGCTAAATTCCAGCATGAGAAACAATTTTTAAATAACAACCCAGATGTACATTTAGAACTGGGCTTTAACGAAGAATTATCCCACTTAATTTATGCTGGGGCAGATATGATTGTTGTCCCCAGTAATTACGAACCCTGTGGGTTAACTCAAATGATTGGCTTGAAGTACGGCACTGTACCCATTGTGCGCGGTGTAGGTGGATTAGTAAATACAGTATTTGACCGTAACTACGACGAAAATCTACCACCAGAAAAACGCAATGGTTTTGTGTTCTATCAAAGCGATAATCAGGCGCTGGAATCAGCAATGAATCGGGCAATTGATTTGTGGAATTACTCGCCTGAAGAGTTTCGCCAATTAGCTATTCAGGGTATGGAGTATGACTACTCGTGGAATATTCCAGGAGGAGAATATATAGAAATTTACGACTGGATCAAACACAAGTGGTAA